One part of the Aspergillus luchuensis IFO 4308 DNA, chromosome 5, nearly complete sequence genome encodes these proteins:
- a CDS encoding 3CxxC-type zinc finger protein (COG:S;~EggNog:ENOG410PQ0F;~InterPro:IPR027377;~PFAM:PF13695) — translation MPRKERKAAKLWSLHPKLHDDVAQVLDEEGLQIDFLDADDEATNIKDRDTNVMGRFICLNAGCNFSGWSSKKVAMTIRMYPQQRYNARVYHQRCRNCKAVGRLVLDTGSYVERVTYWLKKWNGIEVQPPDFSGQSRGPHNSELCEGCKVGHCSNSNQDLALVLASLSI, via the exons ATGCCACGCAAGGAACGCAAAGCTGCGAAACTGTGGTCGCTCCACCCTAAGctccatgatgatgtagCGCAGGTATTAGACGAAGAAGGGCTTCAAATAGATTTCTTGGACGCCGATGACGAGGCAACCAACATCAAGGACAGAGACACCAACGTTATGGGTCGATTTATCTGTTTAAACGCCGGATGTAACTTCAGCGGTTGGTCGAGCAAGAAAGTCGCGATGACCATTCGCATGTACCCTCAGCAGCGATATAATGCACGAGTGTATCACCAACGATGCAGAAATTGCAAAGCAGTCGGCCGACTGGTCCTAGATACTGGAAGCTATGTGGAAAGAGTGACTTATTGGCTCAAAAAGTGGAATGGAATTGAGGTACAGCCGCCTGACTTCTCTGGCCAGAGCAGAGGGCCGCACAACAGTGAACTGTGTGAGGGCTGTAAAGTTGGTCATTGTTCCAACTCAAATCAAGATTTAGCCTTGGTGCTGGCAAG CTTATCCATCTGA
- a CDS encoding uncharacterized protein (COG:O;~EggNog:ENOG410PHEM;~InterPro:IPR014851,IPR000086,IPR003959,IPR027417, IPR003593,IPR015797,IPR003960;~PFAM:PF00293,PF08740,PF00004;~go_function: GO:0005524 - ATP binding [Evidence IEA];~go_function: GO:0016787 - hydrolase activity [Evidence IEA];~go_function: GO:0016887 - ATPase activity [Evidence IEA]), producing the protein MEIPSYDNLYRSAIRWTTRQPTLSKTDQFVIFTKASFSSPWDDGDINNDQYDDDPNDIFDDERLFEHNPREYWFKRRCRDAHGGLKSTPSQGPIHWFRYRGHDVGFQRRVSKESSGPWFAAPETLTFYTYDDRGVLDDIMHDIRETPVKKNPRDITVYTGLSQPLSWVPMATKSPRFLSSVALDQEVKMDIVKDVTEFFDPRTEPFYKERGIPYRRGIALYGPPGTGKSSLCHAIASMLCMDIYTFSLGSSGLNDNTLSDLFQKCPERSIVLLEDIDAAGVPKRGGDISSEPSQEATGGVENAETHNTGSEQGNISLSGLLNVIDGVAAKEGRLLFITTNHIDRLDPALLRAGRVDMKAFIGYANDLMARELFYKPYLVPKDTQFMAVRQENGTIQPLSEPVSDEWEPNDLDRLANQFASNIPPGWFSPASLEGYLLRHKNDPVSAACSVKEWVDQKISSFKIGHGQELSSLRVSGSPCQFRLHGESLSISVSAVIFDAANGSGELRVVLLQRASHWELPGGTVGSTDSTIYAALKRKILEKSGLELSRINNELEIRAQTRNKEEICVAFLCIFYVSQIEAPRFPDELPLGRKCDESVRINAEKHQGFTWATEDEVRNDVYPVLGDQKATILEAFAATPRSSLWQL; encoded by the coding sequence ATGGAGATACCGAGCTATGACAATCTCTACCGGAGCGCGATACGATGGACCACTCGTCAGCCAACGTTGAGCAAGACGGACCAGTTTGTTATTTTCACGAAAGCGAGTTTTTCCTCCCCGTGGGATGACGGCGATATAAATAACGATCAATACGACGATGACCCCAACGACATCTTCGACGATGAGCGGTTGTTTGAACATAACCCACGAGAATATTGGTTCAAGAGAAGGTGTCGGGATGCACATGGAGGACTCAAGTCTACTCCTTCACAGGGTCCTATCCATTGGTTTCGCTACAGAGGACACGACGTTGGATTCCAACGACGCGTATCCAAGGAATCTAGTGGTCCATGGTTCGCTGCGCCGGAGACACTGACTTTCTACACTTACGATGATCGAGGCGTCCTCGATGACATCATGCATGATATCCGGGAAACCCCCGTCAAGAAGAACCCTCGCGATATCACTGTCTACACCGGTCTGAGCCAGCCTCTGTCATGGGTGCCGATGGCGACGAAATCGCCACGATTCCTATCCTCAGTGGCTCTGGATCAGGAGGTAAAAATGGACATAGTGAAAGATGTGACGGAATTCTTTGACCCCCGAACTGAGCCATTTTACAAGGAACGTGGAATTCCCTATCGACGAGGCATTGCCCTATACGGTCCGCCAGGTACAGGGAAGTCAAGCCTGTGTCATGCCATCGCCAGCATGTTGTGTATGGATATATACACCTTCTCTCTGGGCTCCTCTGGACTTAACGACAACACCCTCTCCGATCTATTCCAAAAATGTCCGGAGCGTTCCATTGTTCTCTTGGAGGATATCGATGCGGCCGGTGTACCGAAACGCGGTGGTGATATCTCTTCTGAGCCAAGCCAGGAGGCGACCGGAGGGGTTGAGAATGCTGAGACACACAATACCGGATCAGAACAAGGaaatatctctctctccggcCTATTGAACGTGATTGATGGCGTGGCTGCGAAAGAAGGTCGCCTTCTTTTCATAACTACCAATCACATTGACCGTCTGGACCCTGCCCTTTTGCGTGCAGGGAGGGTTGACATGAAGGCCTTTATCGGCTATGCGAATGACCTTATGGCTCGAGAGCTTTTTTACAAGCCTTATTTGGTCCCTAAGGATACACAGTTCATGGCGGTCCGGCAAGAAAATGGCACCATCCAACCATTATCTGAACCAGTCTCTGATGAATGGGAACCGAACGACCTTGATCGTCTAGCGAATCAATTCGCCAGCAATATTCCTCCGGGGTGGTTCTCGCCCGCCTCTTTGGAAGGATACCTGCTGCGGCACAAAAACGATCCTGTTTCCGCAGCCTGCAGTGTTAAGGAATGGGTAGATCAGAAAATCAGCTCCTTCAAAATCGGTCACGGACAGGAGTTGTCAAGTCTTCGTGTTTCTGGATCACCCTGTCAATTTAGGCTTCACGGCGAATCGTTGTCCATTAGCGTGAGCGCTGTTATATTTGATGCAGCAAACGGATCTGGTGAGCTTCGTGTTGTACTTCTGCAACGTGCGTCCCATTGGGAACTACCAGGTGGTACAGTTGGGTCAACAGACAGTACAATCTACGCTGCTCTGAAGCGCAAGATCTTGGAGAAATCTGGGTTAGAGCTTTCACGAATCAACAATGAACTCGAAATCCGGGCTCAGACGCGAAACAAGGAAGAAATATGTGTTGCTTTTCTATGTATCTTTTATGTATCTCAGATAGAAGCCCCGAGATTCCCGGATGAGCTACCATTGGGAAGGAAATGCGATGAATCGGTACGGATCAATGCGGAGAAACACCAGGGTTTTACGTGGGC